From one Paeniglutamicibacter psychrophenolicus genomic stretch:
- a CDS encoding CopG family transcriptional regulator, with protein sequence MATNEDAPSPKIQFNIYLPAALVRRVKHAAIDDQASLSAFVEKALEHYLEDH encoded by the coding sequence ATGGCAACGAACGAGGACGCACCAAGTCCCAAAATCCAGTTCAACATCTACCTGCCCGCCGCCCTGGTGCGCCGGGTGAAGCATGCCGCCATCGACGACCAGGCAAGCCTTTCCGCGTTCGTCGAAAAGGCGCTGGAACACTACCTGGAGGATCACTGA
- a CDS encoding glutamine amidotransferase yields MGRFILISTREHDLATSDEVRGVLAASGLAADSLRVIRLDREPLGPIDGLGLEDCPGIILGGSPFNASDHPSVKSATQKRCEADLSRLLDVLVAEDFPFLGACYGVGTLGTHQGGTIDTHYGEPVGTSRIRLTHEGRIDPLLAGLPEEFDAFVGHKEAVSVLPASAVLLADSAACPVQMFRIKTNLYATQFHPELDPMGLAQRILIYRDAGYFPPHEAQRLHDAALGSRVEWPALILRNFVQRYGAES; encoded by the coding sequence ATGGGGCGCTTCATCTTGATTTCCACGCGGGAACACGACCTGGCCACCTCCGACGAGGTGCGCGGGGTGCTGGCCGCCAGCGGGCTGGCTGCCGATTCCCTGCGGGTCATTCGGCTCGACCGCGAGCCGCTGGGCCCGATCGACGGGCTGGGGCTGGAAGACTGCCCGGGCATCATCCTGGGCGGCAGCCCGTTCAACGCCTCGGACCATCCCTCGGTCAAATCCGCGACGCAGAAACGCTGCGAGGCGGATCTGTCCCGATTGCTCGATGTGCTGGTGGCCGAGGACTTCCCGTTCCTGGGCGCCTGCTACGGAGTCGGCACGCTGGGAACCCACCAGGGCGGGACGATCGACACCCACTATGGCGAGCCCGTGGGCACCTCCCGCATCCGGCTGACCCACGAGGGGCGGATCGATCCGTTGCTGGCGGGGCTTCCCGAGGAATTCGACGCCTTCGTGGGCCACAAGGAAGCGGTCTCCGTGCTCCCCGCCTCGGCGGTCCTGCTGGCGGACTCCGCGGCCTGTCCCGTGCAGATGTTCCGCATCAAGACCAACCTGTACGCCACGCAGTTCCATCCCGAGCTTGACCCGATGGGGTTGGCCCAGCGCATCCTGATCTACCGGGATGCCGGCTACTTCCCGCCGCACGAGGCGCAGCGCCTGCACGATGCGGCCCTGGGCTCCCGCGTGGAGTGGCCCGCACTGATCCTGCGCAACTTCGTGCAGCGCTACGGGGCCGAAAGCTAG
- a CDS encoding YdeI/OmpD-associated family protein: protein MAILLEELLLPDAAAWRRWLAEHHLDHPGVRLVLHKKGGTVTELTYAQALDEALCFGWIDGQRNGRDEHSFTNRFTPRTARSKWSARNVEHIQRLEAAGRWDDAYAGQASAQLPADFLEAVSGSPRARETLATLGASERFAIYYRLHTVKGAETRRKKIADYVARLDAGQGIV, encoded by the coding sequence ATGGCAATCCTGTTGGAAGAACTCTTGCTCCCCGACGCCGCGGCCTGGCGCCGGTGGCTGGCCGAACACCACCTGGACCATCCCGGGGTGCGCCTGGTGCTGCACAAGAAGGGCGGCACCGTCACGGAGCTGACCTACGCCCAGGCGCTGGACGAGGCGCTGTGCTTCGGCTGGATCGACGGCCAGCGCAACGGGCGCGACGAGCACAGCTTTACCAATAGGTTCACCCCGCGCACCGCGCGCAGCAAGTGGTCTGCCAGGAACGTGGAACACATCCAGCGGCTGGAGGCCGCCGGGAGGTGGGACGACGCCTATGCGGGGCAGGCATCGGCGCAGCTTCCCGCCGATTTCCTCGAGGCGGTGTCCGGATCTCCCCGGGCACGTGAAACGCTGGCAACCCTCGGTGCCAGCGAGCGCTTCGCCATCTACTACAGGTTGCACACCGTCAAGGGGGCCGAGACCCGGCGGAAAAAGATCGCCGACTACGTGGCCCGGCTCGATGCCGGGCAGGGGATCGTCTAG
- a CDS encoding SDR family NAD(P)-dependent oxidoreductase: MLITDSVALVTGGASGLGAATARVLYDAGARVVLVDLPSSQGDAAAAALGERARFVAADVTDEVQVQAAIAAAGELGNLRIVVNCAGVATPGKVLGREGVLPLSTFEKVIAINLTGTFNVVRLAAEAMAATEPLVDPATGTQERGVIINTASVAAFDGQVGQPAYAASKGAVASMTLPLARELARHFIRVMTIAPGIFETPMMASLSAEAQASLGAQVPHPARLGKPAEYAALVEHIVANQMLNGETIRLDGAIRMGPK; the protein is encoded by the coding sequence ATGCTCATCACCGATTCAGTCGCACTGGTCACCGGGGGCGCCTCGGGCCTCGGGGCCGCCACCGCCCGGGTGCTTTACGACGCAGGAGCCCGCGTGGTGCTGGTGGACCTGCCTTCATCCCAGGGCGACGCAGCCGCAGCCGCGCTGGGGGAGCGGGCCAGGTTCGTGGCCGCAGATGTCACCGACGAGGTCCAGGTCCAGGCAGCCATTGCCGCTGCCGGGGAACTTGGGAACCTGCGCATCGTGGTCAACTGCGCCGGGGTCGCCACCCCGGGAAAGGTGCTGGGCAGGGAGGGCGTGCTGCCGCTGTCCACCTTCGAGAAGGTCATTGCCATCAACCTCACCGGCACCTTCAATGTGGTGCGCCTGGCGGCCGAGGCCATGGCAGCGACCGAACCGCTCGTGGACCCGGCCACCGGCACGCAAGAACGCGGGGTCATCATCAACACCGCCTCGGTCGCCGCCTTCGACGGGCAGGTCGGCCAGCCCGCCTACGCCGCGTCCAAGGGCGCGGTGGCCTCGATGACGCTGCCGCTGGCCCGGGAACTGGCCCGCCACTTCATCCGGGTCATGACCATCGCACCGGGCATCTTCGAGACCCCGATGATGGCCTCGCTTTCCGCCGAGGCACAGGCCTCGCTGGGCGCTCAGGTTCCGCACCCGGCACGGCTGGGCAAGCCGGCGGAATACGCGGCCCTGGTGGAACACATCGTGGCCAACCAGATGCTCAACGGCGAAACCATCCGCCTGGACGGCGCCATCCGCATGGGCCCGAAGTAG